Proteins from a genomic interval of Rosa chinensis cultivar Old Blush chromosome 2, RchiOBHm-V2, whole genome shotgun sequence:
- the LOC112184481 gene encoding putative UPF0481 protein At3g02645: protein MSSLQPTLSSKSSSNFNELQWVIQIRKTLEEELEEDGEIPVSIFNVPKSLLASDPESYTPQEVAIGPYHYWRPELYEMERYKVAAAKRTQKQLQTIKFQHLVDQLMRFEPSIRACYHKYLEFNGETLGWMMAIDASFFLEILQVYAVQDGKTLTRISSRMAHLVDHAGKKSAHHAILRDLVKLENQIPLFVLRKVLEFQFPTLKCSDEMLLSMFMGLCKELSPFKMNDEDLQKIQLSSCCHLLDFLYHMITPKLEAGPSEITEAEGGEATPHKGKSSNNSNFVKQFLEEVWKLLSKLNKGPIRLLKKILISGPVKVIFKLPWTILSNLPGFAILKKPLESLFSSQDKEAVKPEDENSSSGISKPPLIEEITIPSVSDLSKSGVKFLPTNSISSISFDAKTCSFYLPSTSLDGNTEVVLRNLVAYEASTASGPLVFTRYTELMNGIIDTEEDAKLLRDKGVILNRLKSDEEVAKLFNGMSKSIRLTKVPFLDKAIEDANKYYNGRWKVKMRKFFKTYVIGCWPVLALLAAILLLLLMTLQAFCSVYSCSRIFHINTTAT from the coding sequence ATGTCTTCTCTCCAACCAACATTATCTTCCAAATCCAGTTCCAACTTCAATGAGCTTCAATGGGTGATTCAAATACGAAAAACCCTAGAGGAGGAGCTCGAGGAAGATGGTGAAATCCCTGTCTCCATTTTCAACGTCCCCAAATCCCTCTTGGCTAGTGACCCGGAATCGTATACCCCTCAAGAGGTTGCAATTGGTCCTTACCATTATTGGCGTCCGGAGCTGTATGAGATGGAGAGGTACAAAGTGGCTGCGGCCAAACGAACCCAAAAGCAGCTCCAAACCATCAAATTCCAGCACCTTGTTGACCAATTGATGAGGTTCGAGCCAAGCATTCGTGCTTGTTACCACAAGTACTTGGAGTTTAATGGTGAGACTTTGGGGTGGATGATGGCCATTGATGCTTCGTTTTTCCTCGAAATCCTCCAAGTCTATGCGGTCCAAGACGGGAAGACTTTGACAAGAATTTCTTCAAGGATGGCACATTTGGTTGACCATGCAGGAAAGAAGTCGGCGCATCACGCAATCCTTAGGGACTTGGTGAAGCTTGAGAATCAAATCCCACTGTTTgtgttgagaaaagtgttggaATTTCAGTTTCCCACGTTGAAATGCTCCGACGAGATGCTTCTTTCCATGTTTATGGGATTGTGCAAAGAGCTCTCACCATTCAAGATGAATGATGAGGACTTGCAGAAGATCCAACTCTCAAGTTGTTGTCACTTGCTGGactttttgtaccacatgatcaCCCCCAAGTTAGAAGCTGGGCCGTCGGAAATCACAGAAGCCGAGGGTGGGGAGGCCACACCACACAAGGGAAAATCATCAAATAACTCGAATTTCGTCAAACAATTTCTGGAGGAGGTATGGAAGCTGCTTTCGAAGTTGAATAAAGGTCCCATACGTCTTCTGAAAAAAATTCTAATATCTGGACCCGTAAAGGTGATATTCAAATTGCCTTGGACTATCCTCTCCAACCTTCCTGGATTTGCAATTTTGAAAAAACCGCTCGAGTCCTTATTTTCCTCCCAAGACAAAGAGGCAGTCAAACCCGAAGATGAAAATTCGAGCAGTGGCATTAGTAAACCGCCCTTGATAGAGGAGATCACTATTCCATCTGTCTCTGATCTGTCAAAATCCGGTGTCAAGTTCTTACCGACAAATAGCATTTCAAGCATCTCTTTCGATGCTAAGACTTGCTCATTTTACCTCCCGAGTACTAGCTTAGATGGGAACACAGAGGTGGTCCTGAGAAACTTGGTGGCCTACGAAGCATCAACTGCATCGGGGCCATTGGTTTTTACTCGCTACACCGAGTTGATGAATGGGATCATAGACACCGAGGAGGATGCCAAGTTGCTTAGAGATAAAGGTGTCATCTTGAACCGTTTGAAGAGTGATGAAGAAGTGGCAAAGCTGTTCAATGGCATGAGCAAGTCCATTAGATTGACCAAAGTGCCCTTCTTGGATAAGGCAATCGAAGATGCCAACAAGTATTACAATGGTAGATGGAAGGTGAAGATGAGGAAGTTTTTTAAAACTTATGTGATTGGTTGCTGGCCAGTTCTGGCTTTGCTCGCTGCCATTTTGCTCCTGCTCTTGATGACATTGCAAGCATTTTGCTCAGTATACAGCTGCAGTCGCATATTTCATATCAACACTACCGCAACTTAG